TTTTATGGGATACAACAAGAATGATGAATGGAATTCAAGATCAAAAAAATCCAAATGATGAAACGTCTCTAAAAGTAGCGAATGAAAAAGTGAAGAAAAGAGAACCAATCGCAATTTTATTACTAGGTACGGACGATGGTGCATTAAATCGTAGTAATAATGGTGGATTAACCGATACAATGATGGTATTAGCTATGAATCCAAAAGAGAATAAATCGTTGATGATGAGTTTGGAACGTGATTCTTATGTAGATATTACGAACGGTGGTGGAAAGGCTAAATTAAATAGCGCGTATCGTTATGGAGGAGCCACAAATTCTGTTGCTACCGTAGAGCAGCTATTAGGAATTCCCATTGAATATTATGTCACTATTAATATGAAAGGATTGGAAGACTTAGTAAATGCAGTAGGAGGAGTAACGGTAGATAGTAATTTAGCCTTTACTTTTGATGGTTATACTTTCCAAAAAGGACCAAATAAAATTGAAACGGGAGCAGAAGCGTTAGCCTTCACTCGTATGCGTAAAGAAGATCCAGATGGAGATTATGGACGTCAAAAACGCCAACGTGCATTAGTGACAGCGATTATTAAAAAATTAGGTTCTGCTAGCTCTTTATTGCATTATAAATCTATTTTAGATACGGTAGAACACAACATGAAAACCGATATGCCAATGTCAGTGATGATAAAAATGGCTACCACTTATCGTAGTAGTTTTGATCATATGGAAACTGATTATTTACATGGAAATAACTTCATGTTAGATGGTATTTCTTATGAAGATATTAGTGGTGATTTACCACGAGTAAAACAAGCCTTACAATCTGTTCTAGGAATGAATACGCAAGAAGGAGGAATGGGCAATGAACAAAATGGATGATGCACAAAAACAAGCTTTTTTAAATGCAATGCGCATGCAAGAAAATAAAGATGAATCTTCAAAAGGAGAAGATGTTACCGTATCATCCACAGTCTCTACAGACAAAGTAGAAACCGCGGAAGATAAGAAAGAAACTTCTACAGAAAGAATTAATGGTCTACTACATCGACTATATGATGAATTAGCTACTTTACAAAGTTATCGTAGCGATGAGTATACAAAAGAAAGTTGGATGAATTTTTATCAAGCCTATGCGTATGCACTTTCGGTTTATGAAATGCCAAAACCAACAGAACATGAATTGACAGAGGCAATGGATAAATTAACAAAGGCCAAAAATCAATTGGTAAGTCATTAGCCTTTACTGAAAAAGAAATTGTACAGAAAGATGTACAATTTCTTTTTTTTATTAGAAAAAATCGAGAAAAATTAAGAAAAATAAACAGAAAGGTATATAAAGGAAGAAAACTATGCTATCCTAAAAAGGCAAAAGAATGAAAATAGGAGAAATATCGTATGAAAAAAATGCAATATATTGTCGCTACTTTAGGATTAGCTAGCGTTTTCCTTTTATCTGGTTGTGGGCAGTCTTCTTCTTCTAGTTCTTCTTCTAGTTCAGAATCAGCACAAGAACAAACGGTAAATTCTTTAGTAGAAATCAAAAATGATTTAGAAGAAGATTCTTATAATCAAGCCAAAGAAAAATTAGATGAGGCCTTGAAAAAAGATCCAGATAATAAAGATTTAAAAGCAGCCAAAGAGCAAGTAGATTTGTATATGAAAGCCAAAGAAGCTTATCGTGAAGGTCGTTACGATGTAGCATTAGATAATGCTAAAAAAGTATGCAAAGTAGAATCTGGTTTAGAATTAATGGATAGTAAAGCTAAAGATCTAGAAACGAAAGCTAAAGATGAATTAGCAGAGAAACAACAAAAATCAAAAGAGAAAAAAGTACAAAAAAGAGAACAAGCAGCCACAAAAGCCGCCAATGTTTCTAATTCAAAATGGAATGGCACAAAACAAGCGGAATTAGGGAATTTAATGACGCAATGGAGTGCTTCAATGGGACAAGATTATTCAAAAGTTGGATTTTCTGAATATGTAGGTAATATGGGATGCTCTGTTTCTGATTTCCAAAATGGTTCTGCAACCTTATATGTGAGTGGACAACCTGTTACGGTAACGTTAGGTAATCAAGAAGCAGGAAGCAGCTATCATATTGTAGGTGCTTATGATGGAATGACAAATAATGGGGATGATACTACTTACTTATTTGCGATCCATAATGGACAAGGAGTAGTTCTTGTTTCACAAAATTCAGATTATATTGAATCTAATACTGTAGATTCTTACTTTACACCAACGAAAAATCAAAATTTAAGCAGTCGTTTTGCTAATTTAGTCGGTTAGTTTGCAATAAAAAAAGACCTCAGATTAGAGGTCTTTTTTTATTTTTAGTCATCATAACTAGATTCTGCTTCAAAATCAGATTCAGAATCTACGACTTTACCATCTTTTGCCGTTAAGGTAATTTCTTTTTCGTTTTGTTCATTTTTACGATCTTTTTGGAAAGTTACACTATATACAGGAGTATTATCATCAACTTTTAAAGTCCACTCTGTTGCCTTCATATCAGTATCTGCGTTCTTTTTCGCAATTTCAATGGCTTGTTTTGGTGAAGTTTTGATTTCTTTTAATGGTAATACTTCGTGGTCTTTATTTTCTTGTTCATTTTCTTCTGTACGTTGAAGTTCTTTGTTCATTTTATCGGCGTTAATTACCCAAGTTACTTCTTTCTTAGCAGAAGAGTTAATTCCTTCCATTTTATAAACAGGAGTTTGATTTTCTGTTTCAAATTTGACTTCAGTCAATTGGTATCCTTTGTTTTTCTTTTGGAAGGCTTTATTTAATTGTTCTGGAGTCGCAACGTATTTTGCTGCATCAGCTTTTGTGGTTTGATTTCCAGATTGAGCTTTGCTATCTTTTGTTTCTTCTTTTGTCGATTTTGTTGTTTGCTCTACGCTGCTAGAAGAAGATTCTTTGTGTTCCTCTTCTTTTTTATCTCCACAACCGACTAAAGCAACACTCAATAAGCCGACCATGCCAATTCCTAACCATTTCTTTTTCATTTTTCTTTTCTCCTTTATGTACTAGGTTTCTTGAAACAAGTTCAATATAACATGAAAAAAGAATAAAGAGATAATTATCCTATCTCTTTATTCTTTCTTTTAATCTTTTCTTATTAATTTTTTCGAGTTAGAGAAACAACCGCTTCTGCTCTAGCTGTTTGTGGGAACATATCTACCGATTGGATATATTGTACTTCATAAAGAGAAGATAAACGATTTAAATCTTTAGCTAAAGTAGAAGGGTTACAGCTTACATAGACTAATTTTGGAATCGGATAAGCTTGTAAAGTATCTAATAGCGTATCATCCAATCCTGTGCGTGGTGGATCGACAATCATTCCATCGACAGGAAGACCTTCTTTCACCCATTGTTGAATAATAACTTCAGCTTTTCCAGCTTCGTAGTGTGTATTATTATTTTCTAATTGTTGGGCATTTTTCTTAGCATTTTCAATCGCACTAGGAATAATATCCATCCCATATACTGCTTTTACATAAGGGGCAACAGATAATCCAATCGTTCCCACTCCACAATAAGCGTCGATAATGGTATCGTTGGGTTGAACTTGTAACGCTTTACGAACTTCTTCATATAAACGTTCTGTTTGTACTGTGTTTAATTGGAAGAAAGAGCGAGCAGATAAATCAAAGTGTTGTTCTTCTAAATATTCGCGAATCGTTTCTTTACCCCATAAATGAATGGTTTCTTCTCCCATAATTAAAGAAGTTTTATCAGGTTGAACATTTTGCATAATAGAAATAAT
The nucleotide sequence above comes from Catellicoccus marimammalium M35/04/3. Encoded proteins:
- a CDS encoding LCP family protein — encoded protein: MTSRMDRHKKKSKKEILRVPEKKQKTSRVEEQEESREETKISSTTASTTQEVGPKKKKKKKKYWLWIIVVLLLVLLGKFLWDTTRMMNGIQDQKNPNDETSLKVANEKVKKREPIAILLLGTDDGALNRSNNGGLTDTMMVLAMNPKENKSLMMSLERDSYVDITNGGGKAKLNSAYRYGGATNSVATVEQLLGIPIEYYVTINMKGLEDLVNAVGGVTVDSNLAFTFDGYTFQKGPNKIETGAEALAFTRMRKEDPDGDYGRQKRQRALVTAIIKKLGSASSLLHYKSILDTVEHNMKTDMPMSVMIKMATTYRSSFDHMETDYLHGNNFMLDGISYEDISGDLPRVKQALQSVLGMNTQEGGMGNEQNG
- a CDS encoding DUF4767 domain-containing protein, translated to MKKMQYIVATLGLASVFLLSGCGQSSSSSSSSSSESAQEQTVNSLVEIKNDLEEDSYNQAKEKLDEALKKDPDNKDLKAAKEQVDLYMKAKEAYREGRYDVALDNAKKVCKVESGLELMDSKAKDLETKAKDELAEKQQKSKEKKVQKREQAATKAANVSNSKWNGTKQAELGNLMTQWSASMGQDYSKVGFSEYVGNMGCSVSDFQNGSATLYVSGQPVTVTLGNQEAGSSYHIVGAYDGMTNNGDDTTYLFAIHNGQGVVLVSQNSDYIESNTVDSYFTPTKNQNLSSRFANLVG
- a CDS encoding PepSY domain-containing protein gives rise to the protein MKKKWLGIGMVGLLSVALVGCGDKKEEEHKESSSSSVEQTTKSTKEETKDSKAQSGNQTTKADAAKYVATPEQLNKAFQKKNKGYQLTEVKFETENQTPVYKMEGINSSAKKEVTWVINADKMNKELQRTEENEQENKDHEVLPLKEIKTSPKQAIEIAKKNADTDMKATEWTLKVDDNTPVYSVTFQKDRKNEQNEKEITLTAKDGKVVDSESDFEAESSYDD